Part of the Flavobacterium sp. MDT1-60 genome, GGTTTTTTTGCTCGTTTTCGCTTAATGTATTGCCAGTATTTGAAATGGAAATAATAAGATGTTCATTATCAGTGCTAATTTTTACTTTGGCTTGCTTATTATCTGAGTAAACACAGGCATTTTTTAAAACATTACTTAAAGCAATTTCGAGTAAGTTTTTATTTCCTTTAATTTCTAAAGCAGTGTCTAAATTATCGTTTTCTTCCATCTCAAAAAGAATAACAAAATCCGGAAAGCTTTTATTTAAATTTTCAATAGCTGAAAACAGAATTTCATCCATTCGATGTTCTTCATAATTTTCATGATTCTTATTGTCTATTTTAGAAAGAATTAATAATGAATTAATCAGTTCCGTTAATTGATTGACATCGGATAAAATGGTATTTAAGAAATATTTTCCTTTATCAGATGTTGAAGAATCGGTAATTGTATTTTCAATTTGCGAAGTTATTCTGGACAGTGGAGTTCTAAGCTCGTGCGAAGCATGCGCCGTAAATTCTTTTTGTTTTTGATAAGAGATTTCAATTCGATCCATCATGAAGTTAAATTCATTGGCGATCAAATCAATTTCATTTTTAGTGCTTTTTGATTCTACACGAGTGTCAAGATTGTTCTCGTTTATATTTTTTATTTTCTGATGAAAAATACTCAATGGGCTCATGGCTTTTTTAACCATAAATGAAGTAAGAACCCAACAAATACAGGTAAAAAAGATATAAGATATAATTAAGGTATATCTCAGAAAAAGTAGTTTTCGTTTGCCATAATCATCCGTTGCTGATATTAACGCATAAAAATCTTTGTCTTTTGTATCATAGAAAACACCGTAAACTTCATAATCACCTTGCTGTTTAAAAAAGGTTTTATGTTTTTTAAGGTATTTTAAATCTTCAATAGACCAGCTTATTTTGGCATCATCAATACTGCTATAGATTAATTTGTAGTTAGAATCAAAGACTAATGTTTTTTCATCATACAATTTATTAATTGAGTTTTGATCAATTATTTTTAAAAGCTGATCATCAACTTCCTTAACATTCACTAAAAGCTTAATGTTCGAAAGTGCTTTTATTTCCAAACGGTCTCGAAATTCTTCTTTTCTAAAATTAGAATACAAAACAAATATCACAGTAGATGCCAACCCAAATAGGATTGTAAAAAGCAAACTAACTAAAAGCGATATCCGGTTTTTTAATGTCATTCCTGAGCGCTTAAATAATATCCATAC contains:
- a CDS encoding HAMP domain-containing sensor histidine kinase; translated protein: MTLKNRISLLVSLLFTILFGLASTVIFVLYSNFRKEEFRDRLEIKALSNIKLLVNVKEVDDQLLKIIDQNSINKLYDEKTLVFDSNYKLIYSSIDDAKISWSIEDLKYLKKHKTFFKQQGDYEVYGVFYDTKDKDFYALISATDDYGKRKLLFLRYTLIISYIFFTCICWVLTSFMVKKAMSPLSIFHQKIKNINENNLDTRVESKSTKNEIDLIANEFNFMMDRIEISYQKQKEFTAHASHELRTPLSRITSQIENTITDSSTSDKGKYFLNTILSDVNQLTELINSLLILSKIDNKNHENYEEHRMDEILFSAIENLNKSFPDFVILFEMEENDNLDTALEIKGNKNLLEIALSNVLKNACVYSDNKQAKVKISTDNEHLIISISNTGNTLSENEQKNLFQPFMRGENSKGTTGFGLGLRIVNRILILHKGEIKYSIPKKNTNLFQLTFH